Proteins co-encoded in one Malus sylvestris chromosome 7, drMalSylv7.2, whole genome shotgun sequence genomic window:
- the LOC126628225 gene encoding phragmoplastin DRP1B isoform X2, translated as MENLISLVNKIQRACTALGDHGEEGAMPTLWDSLPAIAVVGGQSSGKSSVLESVVGKDFLPRGSGIVTRRPLVLQLHKIDEGREYAEFMHLPRKRFTDFAAVRQEISDETDRETGRSKAISTVPIHLSIFSPNVVNLTLIDLPGLTKVAVDGQPESTVKDIDDMVRSFIEKPNCIILAISPANQDLATSDAIKISREVDPKGERTFGVLTKIDLMDQGTNAVDILEGRSYKLQFPWIGVVNRSQADINKSVDMIAARRREREYFSSSPEYRHLANRMGSEHLGRVLSKHLEVVIKSRIPGLQSLVSKTIGELEAELSRLGKPIAADTGGKLYVIMEISRTFDQIFKEHLDGVRSGGEKVYGVFDNQFPAALKRLQFDKHLSMDNIRKLITEADGYQPHLVAPEQGYRRLIESSLLCIRGPAEAAVDAVHGILKDLAQKSINETTELKQYPTLRVEVANAAFESLERMKEESKRATLQLVDMECGYLTVDFFRKLPQDIDKGGNPTHSLFDRYNDSYLRRVGHNVLNYVNMVCSSLRIAIPKSIVYCQVREAKRILLDHFFAELGAKEARQLAKLLDEDPAVMQRRTLLAKRLELYRSAQSEIEAVAWSK; from the exons ATGGAGAATCTGATATCGCTGGTGAACAAAATACAGCGGGCGTGCACAGCCCTCGGCGACCACGGTGAGGAGGGCGCCATGCCCACTCTCTGGGACTCCTTGCCCGCCATCGCCGTTGTCGGCGGCCAG AGCTCCGGCAAGTCTTCGGTGTTGGAGAGCGTCGTCGGCAAGGACTTTCTTCCTCGCGGTTCAG GAATTGTTACGAGGCGTCCTCTGGTTTTGCAGCTGCATAAGATCGACGAAGGAAGAGAATACGCTGAGTTTATGCACCTCCCGAGGAAGCGGTTCACTGATTTTG CTGCTGTGAGGCAGGAGATATCTGATGAAACCGACAGAGAGACGGGCCGCTCGAAGGCGATTTCTACCGTTCCTATCCATCTTAGTATCTTCTCCCCTAACG TTGTGAACTTGACATTGATCGATCTTCCTGGGCTCACGAAAGTCGCTGTTG ATGGTCAACCAGAGAGCACCGTGAAGGACATTGACGACATGGTTAGGTCCTTCATCGAGAAG CCCAACTGTATTATTTTGGCAATTTCCCCTGCCAACCAAGATCTCGCTACTTCTGATGCAATTAAGATCTCTCGTGAAGTTGACCCTAAAG GGGAGAGGACATTTGGAGTTCTGACGAAGATTGATCTTATGGACCAGGGTACAAATGCAGTTGAT ATTTTGGAAGGAAGATCATATAAGCTACAGTTCCCCTGGATTGGCGTTGTCAATCGCTCCCAAGCCGATATAAACAAGAGTGTTGATATGATTGCTGCTAGGCGTAGAGAGCGTGAATATTTTTCTAGTAGCCCAGAGTACAGGCATCTTGCAAACAGGATGGGCTCTGAGCATTTGGGCAGGGTGCTTTCTAAG CATCTAGAAGTTGTCATAAAGTCGCGAATTCCAGGCCTTCAGTCTCTTGTCAGCAAAACTATTGGTGAACTAGAGGCAGAACTAAGCCGACTCGGGAAGCCTATTGCTGCTGATACTGGg GGAAAATTATATGTGATCATGGAGATCTCTCGTACTTTTGATCAGATATTTAAAGAACATCTAGATGGCGT GCGCTCTGGTGGTGAGAAAGTTTATGGAGTGTTTGACAATCAATTTCCAGCTGCTTTGAAGCGGTTGCAGTTTGACAAGCATCTTTCAATGGATAACATCCGAAAGCTAATTACTGAAGCAGATGGATACCAACCTCATCTAGTTGCTCCTGAACAAGGTTACCGTCGCCTTATCGAATCTTCATTGCTCTGCATCAGAGGTCCTGCAGAGGCGGCTGTTGATGCG GTTCATGGCATATTGAAGGATTTGGCTCAGAAATCTATCAACGAGACTACG GAACTAAAGCAGTATCCCACTTTAAGGGTAGAAGTTGCGAATGCAGCATTTGAGTCGCTGGAAAGGATGAAAGAAGAAAGCAAGAGAGCTACTCTGCAGCTAGTAGATATGGAATGTGGCTACCTAACAGTTGACTTTTTCCGCAAGCTTCCTCAAGATATTGACAAGGGTGGAAATCCGACACACTCACTCTTCGACAGATATAATGATTCGTACCTCCGGCGGGTTG GACACAATGTGTTAAACTATGTCAACATGGTTTGCTCGAGTTTAAGGATTGCTATCCCAAAGTCCATCGTCTACTGTCAAGTACGGGAGGCCAAACGCATCTTGCTCGATCATTTCTTTGCAGAGTTGGGTGCGAAGGAG GCAAGGCAGTTGGCTAAGTTGCTGGACGAGGATCCGGCGGTCATGCAGAGGCGTACATTGCTTGCAAAGAGGCTAGAGTTGTACAGAAGTGCCCAGTCTGAGATTGAAGCAGTTGCTTGGTccaagtag
- the LOC126628225 gene encoding phragmoplastin DRP1B isoform X1 translates to MENLISLVNKIQRACTALGDHGEEGAMPTLWDSLPAIAVVGGQSSGKSSVLESVVGKDFLPRGSGIVTRRPLVLQLHKIDEGREYAEFMHLPRKRFTDFAAVRQEISDETDRETGRSKAISTVPIHLSIFSPNVVNLTLIDLPGLTKVAVDGQPESTVKDIDDMVRSFIEKPNCIILAISPANQDLATSDAIKISREVDPKGERTFGVLTKIDLMDQGTNAVDILEGRSYKLQFPWIGVVNRSQADINKSVDMIAARRREREYFSSSPEYRHLANRMGSEHLGRVLSKHLEVVIKSRIPGLQSLVSKTIGELEAELSRLGKPIAADTGGKLYVIMEISRTFDQIFKEHLDGVRSGGEKVYGVFDNQFPAALKRLQFDKHLSMDNIRKLITEADGYQPHLVAPEQGYRRLIESSLLCIRGPAEAAVDAVHGILKDLAQKSINETTELKQYPTLRVEVANAAFESLERMKEESKRATLQLVDMECGYLTVDFFRKLPQDIDKGGNPTHSLFDRYNDSYLRRVGHNVLNYVNMVCSSLRIAIPKSIVYCQVREAKRILLDHFFAELGAKEARQLAKLLDEDPAVMQRRTLLAKRLELYRSAQSEIEAVAWSKERERERGE, encoded by the exons ATGGAGAATCTGATATCGCTGGTGAACAAAATACAGCGGGCGTGCACAGCCCTCGGCGACCACGGTGAGGAGGGCGCCATGCCCACTCTCTGGGACTCCTTGCCCGCCATCGCCGTTGTCGGCGGCCAG AGCTCCGGCAAGTCTTCGGTGTTGGAGAGCGTCGTCGGCAAGGACTTTCTTCCTCGCGGTTCAG GAATTGTTACGAGGCGTCCTCTGGTTTTGCAGCTGCATAAGATCGACGAAGGAAGAGAATACGCTGAGTTTATGCACCTCCCGAGGAAGCGGTTCACTGATTTTG CTGCTGTGAGGCAGGAGATATCTGATGAAACCGACAGAGAGACGGGCCGCTCGAAGGCGATTTCTACCGTTCCTATCCATCTTAGTATCTTCTCCCCTAACG TTGTGAACTTGACATTGATCGATCTTCCTGGGCTCACGAAAGTCGCTGTTG ATGGTCAACCAGAGAGCACCGTGAAGGACATTGACGACATGGTTAGGTCCTTCATCGAGAAG CCCAACTGTATTATTTTGGCAATTTCCCCTGCCAACCAAGATCTCGCTACTTCTGATGCAATTAAGATCTCTCGTGAAGTTGACCCTAAAG GGGAGAGGACATTTGGAGTTCTGACGAAGATTGATCTTATGGACCAGGGTACAAATGCAGTTGAT ATTTTGGAAGGAAGATCATATAAGCTACAGTTCCCCTGGATTGGCGTTGTCAATCGCTCCCAAGCCGATATAAACAAGAGTGTTGATATGATTGCTGCTAGGCGTAGAGAGCGTGAATATTTTTCTAGTAGCCCAGAGTACAGGCATCTTGCAAACAGGATGGGCTCTGAGCATTTGGGCAGGGTGCTTTCTAAG CATCTAGAAGTTGTCATAAAGTCGCGAATTCCAGGCCTTCAGTCTCTTGTCAGCAAAACTATTGGTGAACTAGAGGCAGAACTAAGCCGACTCGGGAAGCCTATTGCTGCTGATACTGGg GGAAAATTATATGTGATCATGGAGATCTCTCGTACTTTTGATCAGATATTTAAAGAACATCTAGATGGCGT GCGCTCTGGTGGTGAGAAAGTTTATGGAGTGTTTGACAATCAATTTCCAGCTGCTTTGAAGCGGTTGCAGTTTGACAAGCATCTTTCAATGGATAACATCCGAAAGCTAATTACTGAAGCAGATGGATACCAACCTCATCTAGTTGCTCCTGAACAAGGTTACCGTCGCCTTATCGAATCTTCATTGCTCTGCATCAGAGGTCCTGCAGAGGCGGCTGTTGATGCG GTTCATGGCATATTGAAGGATTTGGCTCAGAAATCTATCAACGAGACTACG GAACTAAAGCAGTATCCCACTTTAAGGGTAGAAGTTGCGAATGCAGCATTTGAGTCGCTGGAAAGGATGAAAGAAGAAAGCAAGAGAGCTACTCTGCAGCTAGTAGATATGGAATGTGGCTACCTAACAGTTGACTTTTTCCGCAAGCTTCCTCAAGATATTGACAAGGGTGGAAATCCGACACACTCACTCTTCGACAGATATAATGATTCGTACCTCCGGCGGGTTG GACACAATGTGTTAAACTATGTCAACATGGTTTGCTCGAGTTTAAGGATTGCTATCCCAAAGTCCATCGTCTACTGTCAAGTACGGGAGGCCAAACGCATCTTGCTCGATCATTTCTTTGCAGAGTTGGGTGCGAAGGAG GCAAGGCAGTTGGCTAAGTTGCTGGACGAGGATCCGGCGGTCATGCAGAGGCGTACATTGCTTGCAAAGAGGCTAGAGTTGTACAGAAGTGCCCAGTCTGAGATTGAAGCAGTTGCTTGGTccaa agagagagagagagagagaggagaataA
- the LOC126628230 gene encoding cytochrome b-c1 complex subunit 9, mitochondrial-like, with the protein MDSAARRSGGGLFESLYRVIMRRNSIYVTFVIAGAFLGERAVDYEVHKLWEYKNVRKRYEDI; encoded by the coding sequence ATGGATTCAGCTGCTCGAAGGAGTGGCGGAGGCCTCTTCGAAAGTCTATACAGGGTCATCATGCGCCGTAACTCCATCTACGTCACCTTCGTCATCGCTGGAGCCTTCCTTGGCGAGCGGGCTGTAGATTATGAAGTTCATAAGCTGTGGGAGTACAAGAATGTTAGGAAACGATATGAAGATATTTAA
- the LOC126628224 gene encoding phosphatidylinositol 4-kinase gamma 4-like: MSSAVIAALTPVHSEPAFPQSCMSSDESILIYLSVSGSTTPLSVLGSDSIESVKLRIQTYRGFVAKKQKLVCGGRELARSNSILREYGVTDGNILHLVLRLSDLQEINVRTTCGKEFTFHVERGQDVGYVKQKIAKKSKEFVDLEEQEVVYDGKLLEDQRLIDDICKHNDAVLHLLVRKSAKVRARPVVKNFELSVVASQLDDGKNYEVGGDNVKRQYDEHDFKRDYEVVLRKPPDRGFLLEPVIVNRKIELPSQIRDMVHDTSVGLDSGSYPIRSMEGTGGAYFMLDSSGQKYVSVFKPIDEEPMAQNNPRGLPLSLDGEGLKKGTRVGEGAFREVAAYLLDHPMGGYRMPFGNAKGFAGVPPTFIVKCFHKVFNHPGDATVKIGSLQKFMENSGSCEDMGPAAFPTEEVHKISVLDIRLANADRHAGNILLGKEGEDGQTVLIPIDHGYCLPETFEDITFDWLYWPQARKPYADEVIDYIKSLDAEEDIAILKFHGWDMPRKCARTLRISTMLLKKGAERQFTPFAIGNIMCRKTLNKESIIEEIVQEAEDSVLPDSSEDSFLETVSQIMDRRLEEIARSLS, encoded by the exons ATGTCGTCGGCCGTTATTGCTGCTCTTACTCCGGTTCACAGTGAGCCCGCGTTTCCCCAATCGtgtatgtcttcggatgaatcGATATTGATATATCTCTCTGTGTCTGGGTCAACTACTCCTCTGAGTGTTTTGGGATCGGACTCTATTGAATCAGTGAAGCTTAGGATACAAACCTATAGAGGGTTTGTTGCTAAGAAGCAAAAGTTAGTTTGTGGAGGTAGAGAGCTGGCTAGGAGCAATTCCATACTCCGGGAATACGGGGTCACTGATGGGAATATTCTACATTTGGTCCTTAGGCTTTCTGACCTTCAAGAGATCAATGTCCGAACGACTTGCGGTAAAGAGTTTACCTTCCATGTGGAACGTGGTCAAGATGTTGGATATGTGAAGCAAAAGATTGCGAAGAAGAGTAAAGAGTTTGTTGATCTAGAAGAACAAGAAGTTGTGTATGATGGAAAACTACTTGAAGATCAGAGACTTATTGATGACATATGTAAGCATAATGATGCTGTCTTACATCTGTTGGTCCGGAAGTCTGCAAAAGTTAGGGCCAGACCAGTTGTGAAGAACTTTGAATTGTCAGTTGTGGCGTCACAGTTGGATGATGGGAAAAATTATGAAGTTGGTGGAGATAATGTGAAGCGACAATATGATGAGCATGACTTTAAGAGAGATTATGAAGTTGTGCTGAGAAAACCTCCTGACAGGGGATTTTTGTTGGAGCCTGTCATTGTTAACCGCAAGATTGAATTACCTTCCCAGATTCGGGATATGGTTCATGACACGTCTGTCGGACTAGATAGTGGGAGTTATCCAATCAGGTCCATGGAGGGTACAGGAGGAGCGTACTTTATGCTAGACTCGTCAGGTCAAAAGTATGTATCTGTTTTTAAGCCGATTGATGAGGAGCCTATGGCTCAAAACAATCCGAGGGGGCTGCCATTGTCATTGGATGGTGAAGGATTGAAAAAGGGAACAAGAGTTGGAGAAGGAGCATTTAGGGAAGTGGCAGCTTACCTCTTGGATCATCCAATGGGTGGATATCGCATGCCCTTTGGCAATGCAAAGGGCTTTGCTGGGGTCCCCCCTACATTTATTGTCAAGTGCTTCCATAAAGTGTTCAACCATCCTGGGGATGCCACTGTTAAGATCGGGTCCTTGCAGAAGTTCATGGAGAATAGTGGAAGTTGCGAAGACATGGGCCCTGCTGCTTTCCCAACTGAGGAAGTGCATAAGATTTCTGTTTTAGATATCAGATTGGCAAATGCGGACAGGCATGCTGGAAACATTTTGCTGGGCAAAGAGGGTGAAGATGGCCAGACTGTGCTGATTCCAATTGATCATGGCTACTGCTTACCTGAAACA TTTGAAGACATTACATTTGACTGGTTGTATTGGCCACAAGCACGCAAGCCTTATGCTGACGAGGTCATCGATTACATCAAATCACTGGATGCAGAAGAAGATATTGCCATTTTGAAGTTCCATGGATGGGACATGCCCCGAAAATGTGCCCGCACACTTCGCATTTCAACCATGCTGTTGAAGAAAGGGGCAGAGAGACAGTTCACTCCCTTTGCTATAGGAAACATAATGTGCAGAAAAACCCTGAACAAGGAATCCATCATTGAGGAGATAGTGCAAGAAGCAGAGGATTCTGTGCTCCCGGATTCAAGTGAAGATTCTTTTCTTGAGACCGTGTCCCAAATTATGGACCGTCGCCTTGAAGAGATTGCAAGATCACTTTCGTAA